The DNA window AGATTCTGCACGCACCATTACTAAGGCTACGTTTAGGATTTTGTCATCCCTTAGAATGAAATAATCATATGCTGTTTCCTCCTTTATCTGAGCTAGTTCCCTCTTTATTACCCAGCTTATGGCGCTTTCCAGGTCTTTCTGATTTATAGTTGATGGGTATTTATAAAGTTTTAGTATGCCATCGGTAGCTGGTATGCAAGTTATAACGCCTTCTCCCTGTATTCTAAACTTATTCACCAAATCCCTTAACACAGTTATTTTTTTATTTTCGTCACCATCCTCAAAGATCACTTCTTGGGGTGGAAACGGGGATTTTCTTCCTTCCGTATTTCCAAGCAGCCTTATAAATCTCTGACTCACTTGTAAGGCTATCCGAGGTTTTGACTTTTTGAGTAAAGGAAGGCTTAATTTTTTGATACTATCAACAAGCTTCATATCCGCACCCTCTTACTTTTATTTTCGGATTCTATTATTATCAATAAGGTCTTTAATACTGAATCTGGATTTAGGGAAATGCTATCTATTCCCTCCTCTACAAGAAACTCGGCGAAGTCTGGAAAATCGGAAGGACCCTGACCACATATGCCTACTTTCTTTTCTTTTTCTTTTGCTACTTTTATAAGCTGGGATATGAGCCTTTTCACCGCTTCGTTTCTTTCATCGTAAAGATGGGCTACTAATCCTGAATCCCTGTCCAAGCCAAGGGTTAGCTGAGTTAGATCGTTGGAGCCTATCGAAAAACCATCAAATATTTCTGCAAACTTGTCTGCAAGAATTACGTTAGATGGTAATTCAGCCATCACGTAAACCTCTAACCCGTTTTCTCCTTTTTTAAGTCCATATTCCTCCATAACTTTGAGCACCTTTTCTCCCTCTTCTGGTGTTCTGCAAAAGGGAATCATAACCTTAGTATTTGTAAGCCCCATTTTATTGCGAACTCTGAGAAT is part of the Thermocrinis sp. genome and encodes:
- a CDS encoding pilus assembly protein PilM, with translation MKLVDSIKKLSLPLLKKSKPRIALQVSQRFIRLLGNTEGRKSPFPPQEVIFEDGDENKKITVLRDLVNKFRIQGEGVITCIPATDGILKLYKYPSTINQKDLESAISWVIKRELAQIKEETAYDYFILRDDKILNVALVMVRAESVNKLTDLIRSVGLRPEIVDYEILAIINYGIYHKLSIPFSILYIDYDYSILLAYNTSNLGYSVIHWSYWEYSKNKNEGLLESFFAEVRNLLVINDISNIYAAGPALANESFLERLLENLPVLGFLDAGELPPNFFIPYILSIREE